Proteins encoded within one genomic window of Glycine soja cultivar W05 chromosome 1, ASM419377v2, whole genome shotgun sequence:
- the LOC114373555 gene encoding B3 domain-containing protein At2g31420-like has translation MRDLKTLKELVASVTDWKSLEKMSCKPFKPSILHLAISQDAPHLYSEEQLIQLKKLSKLLSSAESKPNTNKTDKRVTKKRQIEERPKEERVMPATIKKPRKIILEQNGPSPDLSRRIILGHSGPSPDLPPRRIILEHSGPSPDLPMQFKNRVAELSGHDLKYLMHKRLFWSDLKPNNNRLSMPINEIMCEFLTQAEIEKLDERNGRNGKGRLVGLELTVLDPCLREFTLPLKKWSMQRTDTYNLVTDWNSIVSTNEFEEGQELQIWSFRVDNKLYLILNKL, from the exons ATGAGGGACTTGAAAACTTTAAAGGAATTGGTGGCAAGCGTTACAGATTGGAAGTCGCTCGAGAAGATGTCTTGCAAACCCTTTAAGCCTTCCATTTTGCATTTGGCAATATCACAAGATGCGCCCCACTTATATAGCGAAGAACAGTTGAttcaattaaagaaattaagcaAACTACTTTCAAGCGCTGAATCGAAGCCAAATACAAATAAGACTGATAAGAGGGTGACCAAAAAAAG ACAAATTGAAGAGAGACCTAAAGAAGAAAGAGTCATGCCAGCAACGATTAAAAAACCAAGAAAGATAATCTTGGAACAGAACGGACCATCACCAGATTTGTCAAGAAGGATAATCTTGGGACATAGCGGACCATCACCAGATTTGCCGCCAAGAAGGATAATCTTGGAACATAGCGGGCCATCACCAGATTTGCCAATGCAATTCAAGAACCGAGTAGCTGAGTTGAGTGGTCATGATCTTAAATATTTGATGCACAAGAGACTCTTCTGGTCAGACCTGAAGCCGAACAACAATCGTCTCTCCATGCCCATAAATGAAATTATGTGTGAATTTCTCACACAAGCTGAGATTGAAAAATTGGATGAAAGAAATGGAAGGAACGGAAAAGGACGGCTCGTTGGTCTGGAATTGACTGTGTTAGACCCATGTCTGAGAGAATTTACTTTACCATTGAAGAAGTGGAGCATGCAAAGGACTGACACCTATAACCTGGTAACAGATTGGAATAGTATCGTATCTACTAATGAGTTTGAAGAAGGTCAAGAGCTCCAAATTTGGTCTTTTAGGGTTGATAACAAGTTATATCTTATCCTAAACAAACTGTGA
- the LOC114373466 gene encoding B3 domain-containing protein At2g31420-like, with protein MRDLKTLKELVASVTDWKSLEKMSCKPFKPSILHLAISQDAPHLYSEEQLIQLKKLSKLLPSAESKPNTNKTDKRVTKKRQIEERPKEERVMPATIKKPRKIILEQNGPSPYLSRRIILGHSGPSPDLPPRRIILEHSGPSPDLPMQFKNRIAELSGYDLKYLMHKRLFLSDVKPNNNRLSMPINEIMCEFLTQAEIEKLDERNGRNGKGRLVGLELTVLDPCLREFTLPLKKWSMQRTDTYNLVTDWNSIVSTNKFEEGQELQIWSFRVDNNLYLLLNKL; from the exons ATGAGGGACTTGAAAACTTTAAAGGAATTGGTGGCAAGCGTTACAGATTGGAAGTCGCTTGAGAAGATGTCTTGCAAACCCTTTAAGCCTTCCATTTTGCATTTGGCAATATCACAAGATGCGCCCCACTTATATAGCGAAGAACAGTTGAttcaattaaagaaattaagcaAACTACTTCCAAGTGCTGAATCGAAGCCAAATACAAACAAGACTGATAAGAGGGTGACCAAAAAAAG ACAAATTGAAGAGAGACCTAAAGAAGAAAGAGTCATGCCAGCAACGATTAAAAAACCAAGAAAGATAATCTTGGAACAGAACGGACCATCACCGTATTTGTCAAGAAGGATAATCTTGGGACATAGCGGACCATCACCAGATTTGCCGCCAAGAAGGATAATCTTGGAACATAGCGGGCCATCACCAGATTTGCCAATGCAATTCAAGAACCGAATAGCTGAGTTGAGTGGTTATGATCTTAAATATTTGATGCACAAGAGACTCTTCTTGTCAGACGTGAAGCCGAACAACAATCGTCTCTCCATGCCCATAAATGAAATTATGTGTGAATTTCTCACACAAGCGGAGATTGAAAAATTGGatgaaagaaatggaagaaaCGGAAAAGGACGGCTCGTTGGTCTGGAATTGACTGTGTTAGACCCATGTCTGAGAGAATTTACTTTACCATTGAAGAAGTGGAGCATGCAAAGGACTGACACCTACAACCTGGTAACAGATTGGAATAGTATCGTATCTACTAATAAGTTTGAAGAAGGTCAAGAGCTCCAAATTTGGTCTTTTAGGGTTGATAACAATTTATATCTTCTCCTAAACAAACTGTGA